The Mucilaginibacter yixingensis genome window below encodes:
- a CDS encoding NAD(P)H-hydrate dehydratase: protein MIPLLTATQIKQADAHTIAHEPVSSIDLMERASKAFVGWFVNRFSDKKQGISVYCGTGNNGGDGLAIARILVDHGYKAVKVFVARFSAKASDDFNANLQNLQQAGIGFKEINKGDDLPADHNPVMIDALLGSGINKPLDGDYERLVKHLNGMQRTVVSVDVPTGLFTDGEMPKGITALRANLVITFQQPKLNFLLPESGPYINCWEVVNIGLDESFIHSLNSPYQFVEEKDIRAMLKPRHRFSNKGTYGHALLIAGQPETMGAALLTSSACVHAGAGLTTACVPESGLTALNSYQPEVMAIVRKGGGLPEISWDKFSVIGIGPGLGKDDDARALLSALFQYYNKPVVIDADALNLLAEDKNLLKRIPKGSVLTPHMKEFDRLFGDHQNWWQRMQTAMQKAQELQLVILLKNDYTMVATPNGKLYFNSTGNAAMAGGGMGDVLTGAITALMAQKYSPEQACIIGAYVHGKAGDELALPNRMHVVLPGKLITQLPVTMARLREA from the coding sequence ATGATCCCATTACTTACTGCCACCCAGATTAAGCAAGCCGATGCGCATACCATAGCGCACGAGCCCGTCTCGTCCATCGATCTGATGGAGCGGGCCTCCAAAGCTTTCGTGGGCTGGTTTGTTAATCGTTTTTCTGATAAAAAACAGGGTATTAGCGTGTATTGCGGCACTGGCAATAATGGTGGCGATGGATTGGCTATTGCCCGCATATTGGTAGATCATGGTTATAAGGCAGTTAAAGTATTTGTAGCTCGTTTTAGTGCCAAGGCAAGCGATGACTTTAACGCTAACCTGCAAAATTTGCAGCAGGCCGGTATCGGCTTTAAAGAAATTAATAAAGGCGATGATTTACCTGCGGATCATAATCCGGTGATGATTGATGCACTGCTGGGTAGCGGCATCAACAAGCCGCTGGATGGCGACTATGAGCGGCTGGTTAAACATCTTAATGGGATGCAGCGCACGGTTGTATCCGTAGATGTACCTACGGGTTTATTTACAGATGGCGAGATGCCGAAAGGTATAACAGCGCTACGTGCCAATCTGGTGATCACCTTTCAGCAGCCTAAACTTAACTTTCTGTTGCCAGAATCGGGCCCGTATATCAATTGCTGGGAGGTGGTAAATATCGGACTGGATGAAAGTTTTATCCATTCGCTCAACTCGCCCTATCAGTTTGTGGAGGAAAAAGATATCAGGGCGATGTTGAAGCCACGGCATCGCTTTAGCAACAAAGGTACTTATGGCCATGCGCTGCTCATTGCCGGTCAGCCGGAAACGATGGGGGCGGCACTGCTTACTTCGTCGGCCTGCGTGCATGCCGGGGCGGGGCTAACTACTGCCTGCGTGCCCGAGAGCGGCTTGACGGCCTTGAACAGCTATCAACCCGAGGTGATGGCCATTGTGCGCAAAGGCGGTGGTTTGCCTGAGATTAGTTGGGATAAGTTTAGCGTGATTGGCATTGGTCCGGGTTTGGGTAAAGATGATGACGCACGTGCGCTGTTATCGGCCTTATTTCAATATTATAATAAGCCGGTGGTGATTGACGCCGATGCCCTGAACCTGTTAGCAGAAGATAAAAATCTGCTAAAACGGATCCCTAAAGGGAGCGTGCTTACGCCGCACATGAAAGAGTTTGACCGTCTGTTTGGCGATCATCAAAACTGGTGGCAGCGTATGCAAACGGCCATGCAAAAGGCACAAGAACTGCAACTCGTCATCCTGCTTAAAAATGATTATACTATGGTAGCCACGCCAAATGGTAAGCTCTATTTCAACTCCACTGGCAACGCAGCTATGGCCGGCGGTGGTATGGGAGATGTGTTGACAGGGGCGATTACGGCGCTAATGGCCCAGAAATACTCGCCAGAACAGGCCTGTATTATCGGCGCTTATGTACATGGTAAAGCGGGTGATGAGCTGGCGCTACCCAACCGGATGCATGTGGTATTGCCGGGTAAGTTGATAACGCAACTGCCGGTTACGATGGCGAGACTGAGGGAAGCATAG
- the hpt gene encoding hypoxanthine phosphoribosyltransferase, with translation MKIKVADLEFEKLITAETIQQRIADLARHISEDYQDRNPIFLGILNGSFLFIADLIKHIDWPCEITFTKLASYYGGTASSGKIREDIDITVDLRDRHVIVVEDIVDTGNTLAYLVEKLYQRQPASITVCSLLLKPEAIVVPVEELHYVGFNIQNEFVLGYGLDYKEQGRNLNDLYRKV, from the coding sequence ATGAAAATTAAAGTTGCCGACCTTGAATTTGAAAAACTGATTACTGCCGAGACCATCCAGCAACGCATTGCCGATCTGGCGCGGCACATCAGCGAAGACTATCAGGATCGCAACCCGATTTTTCTCGGTATCCTGAACGGCAGCTTCCTCTTTATTGCCGATCTGATCAAACACATCGACTGGCCCTGCGAGATCACTTTTACTAAACTGGCTTCTTACTACGGCGGTACTGCCAGCAGTGGAAAGATCCGGGAGGATATTGATATCACCGTAGACCTGAGAGATCGCCATGTTATAGTAGTTGAAGATATTGTTGATACCGGCAACACCCTGGCTTACCTGGTAGAAAAGCTATACCAGCGTCAGCCAGCCTCTATCACCGTATGCTCGTTATTGTTAAAACCCGAAGCTATTGTGGTGCCGGTAGAAGAACTGCACTATGTAGGTTTCAATATCCAGAACGAGTTTGTGCTGGGTTATGGATTGGATTACAAAGAGCAGGGTCGTAATTTGAATGATCTTTACAGGAAGGTGTAG
- a CDS encoding pitrilysin family protein produces the protein MDHQVHTLPNGIRLLFKHTPSHITHCCFMVNAGARDEAEGKDGLAHFIEHLLFKATKRRNTAQILNHLELVGADLNAYTTKEYTCLHASLLKQHLERALDLFEDLVFHSTFPQEELEKERGVILDEIASYLDQPEEAIMDDFEGLIFKGHTLGNNILGATESVKNLSKTDIDHFIQSNYNTAEMIFGVSGDYDFKKLIKLFEKYFAAIPAHHPVKHRLAPKAVKAEDISVSKPITQTHCVLGGQAYSSAHPYRYGLLLLNNYLGGMGMSSRLNLEIREKHGIAYTIESSYTSLTDTGIFNIYFGTDEEKAAKAMKLVYRELKRLRDKKLGTVQLHQAKQKFIGQIALAEENRMSLILSMTKSLLDFNRIDTLEEVFEKVNAVTAEELLEISNEILQPEALSVLTFEPE, from the coding sequence ATCGATCACCAGGTACACACGCTGCCCAACGGCATCAGACTATTGTTTAAGCACACCCCATCGCACATTACCCATTGCTGCTTTATGGTGAATGCCGGCGCACGCGATGAGGCCGAAGGTAAAGACGGACTGGCCCATTTTATAGAACACCTCTTATTTAAAGCTACCAAGCGCCGTAACACAGCCCAGATCCTGAATCACCTGGAACTGGTGGGGGCCGATCTGAATGCCTACACCACCAAAGAATATACCTGCCTGCACGCATCGTTACTAAAGCAACACCTTGAACGCGCACTCGACTTGTTTGAAGACCTGGTGTTTCACTCCACCTTCCCGCAGGAGGAACTGGAGAAAGAGCGCGGCGTGATACTGGATGAAATTGCCTCGTACCTTGACCAGCCCGAAGAAGCCATTATGGATGATTTTGAGGGACTGATTTTTAAAGGCCATACCCTGGGCAACAACATTCTGGGCGCGACAGAGAGCGTAAAGAACCTGAGCAAAACGGATATTGATCACTTTATCCAAAGCAATTACAATACCGCCGAGATGATCTTCGGCGTATCTGGTGATTATGACTTTAAGAAGCTGATCAAACTGTTTGAAAAGTATTTTGCAGCCATCCCGGCGCATCATCCGGTTAAGCATCGCCTAGCGCCTAAAGCAGTTAAAGCTGAAGATATCAGCGTGAGCAAACCCATCACCCAAACACATTGCGTGCTGGGCGGGCAGGCCTATTCATCGGCTCACCCCTATCGTTATGGCCTTTTACTGCTCAATAACTATCTGGGCGGCATGGGCATGAGCAGTAGGCTGAACCTGGAAATTCGAGAAAAACATGGGATTGCCTATACCATCGAGTCAAGCTATACCTCGCTTACCGATACCGGCATTTTCAACATTTACTTTGGTACCGATGAGGAGAAAGCAGCCAAGGCCATGAAACTGGTATACCGCGAGTTGAAGCGTCTGCGCGATAAAAAGCTGGGCACCGTGCAACTGCACCAGGCCAAACAAAAATTCATAGGTCAGATAGCCCTGGCCGAAGAAAACCGGATGAGCCTCATCCTATCCATGACCAAAAGCCTGCTTGATTTTAACCGGATTGATACACTGGAAGAAGTTTTTGAGAAGGTAAACGCCGTAACAGCCGAGGAATTGCTGGAAATTAGCAATGAGATTTTGCAGCCCGAAGCATTATCTGTTTTAACTTTTGAACCGGAATAA